A window of Kyrpidia spormannii genomic DNA:
ATCAATTCTTCAATTCGAAGAGTAGAAATGGGGTCCAGGGCGGACGTCGGCTCGTCCATGAGCACCACCTCCGGTTCCACCGCCAAAAGTCGCGCAATGCACAGTCGTTGCTGCTGACCCCCGGAAAGACCCAGGGCCGGCTCGTGGAGTCGATCTTTGATCTCGTCCCAAAGGGCCGCCCGGCGCAGGGAACGCTCCACAATCTCGTCCAGCTTTTTCTTGCTCCGGGTACCGTGGATGCGCGGCCCGTAGGCCACATTGTCGTATACCGACATCGGAAACGGGTTTGGACGCTGAAACACCATCCCCACCCGCTTTCGCAAATCCACCACATCAATGCGCGGCCCGTAGATATCCATCCCGTCGATTCGCACCGTTCCGGTGATACGCACCCCGGCAATCAGGTCGTTCATTCGGTTCAGCGTGCGGAGAAACGTCGATTTTCCGCACCCGGACGGGCCGATCAGGGCCGTGATCGCCCTCCGGTGGACGCCCATCGATACATTGAACAACGCTTGCGCCGATCCATAGAACAGATTCAATTGTTCCACATCGATTTTGACCTCACCCGCAGCCGGCAAGGCGTCCATGACCATTCCTCCCCGCGCCGCCACCTACCGTGCACAGCCGGCGGCACACTGCTTTTAGTCTATCGAACAAACGTAAATAGATCATGAACCGAATGTGAACCTTGGGTAAATACAATTTTACAGACCATCTATACAAATCTCACAACGAGACAACATAAGACCATTACAATAAGAAGACACAAGCACGTTTCGTTCTGGGAGGCTGGCCGAGGTGGAGCGAATCCTGGTGGTCGATGACGAAGAAGCGATCCTCGCGGTCCTGCAGTTTCATCTTGAAAAAGCCGGATATGTGGCCGAAACCGCAACCCACCCCGAGGAGGTGTTTCAGCGCCTTCGGGAGGGGGAGCCGGTGGACCTCATTATTCTGGATCATATGCTTCCAGACATGAGTGGATTGGACATCTGTAAAATTCTCCGGCAAGAAGGAATCACGATCCCGATTATTTTTCTGACCGCATTGGACGACGAAGTGGAGCGGGTCCTGTGCTTGGAGATGGGCGCCGACGACTACATCACCAAACCCTTTCGGCCCCGGGAATTGGCGGCCCGGATTCGGGCCGTCCTCCGAAGGTACCAACTGTCCGGCAACGGGGAGCGGCGCACTGCGGACGTGCTCCACGCCGGACCCGTTATCATCGATTTGGCCAAACATACCGTGACCGTATTCGGGCAGGAAGTTTCCCTGACCTTGAAAGAGTTTCAACTGCTGCACCATCTTGCTGAACATGCCGACAAAGTGGTCACCCGGGACACCCTCCTCGATCATATCTGGGGATTTAAATACACGGGCGACACCCGGGTGGTGGATGTGCACATCAGCCACTTGAGAAACAAGATCGAGCCGAACCCCGCTTCCCCCCAATTGATCAAGACGGTCCGCGGGGTCGGTTACAAATTGATCACCGGGAGGGCGATGCCGGGGGATGACCCGGAGGAGGATGAGTAGGTGACAAGGGGGCCCCTCCACACTTTCCGGGCCCTCGGCACTCGCCGGCTAGGTTCTAGCCACGAGCGCTCCCGGCTCCTCAACCGGGGCGGGCCCGGCGGACCCTCCTGATCCCGGCTTGGGCACCTCGATCTCTCCGGAGGGGACTTCCCGAGAAGCCGCCGCATTCTCCTCCGCCCCGGAGTCCGGCTCAGACCCCGTTTGTTGCTCGTTCTCGGAATCCGGGGGAGACGCGGACGGCGTCGATAAGGACGTGTTCTGCAATCCCCAAAACGAGATCACATCGAGTAAGGACTCTCCAAGCCCTTCCAGATTTTTCATCTCCTGTTTCAATAAGCGAAACAAGTGGTGCTGCTCCCCGAACCCCGACGATAGCTCTTGGGTGGCCGCCGACGTCTCCCGGGCGACCTCCAGCACCCCTCGCATGTTTTCCACCATGGACTCCCGGGCGACCGCCATC
This region includes:
- the pstB gene encoding phosphate ABC transporter ATP-binding protein PstB — translated: MDALPAAGEVKIDVEQLNLFYGSAQALFNVSMGVHRRAITALIGPSGCGKSTFLRTLNRMNDLIAGVRITGTVRIDGMDIYGPRIDVVDLRKRVGMVFQRPNPFPMSVYDNVAYGPRIHGTRSKKKLDEIVERSLRRAALWDEIKDRLHEPALGLSGGQQQRLCIARLLAVEPEVVLMDEPTSALDPISTLRIEELITELKESYTIMIVTHNMQQAARVSDYTAFFLNGELVEVNRTDELFTKPQDKRTEDYITGRFG
- a CDS encoding response regulator transcription factor; the encoded protein is MERILVVDDEEAILAVLQFHLEKAGYVAETATHPEEVFQRLREGEPVDLIILDHMLPDMSGLDICKILRQEGITIPIIFLTALDDEVERVLCLEMGADDYITKPFRPRELAARIRAVLRRYQLSGNGERRTADVLHAGPVIIDLAKHTVTVFGQEVSLTLKEFQLLHHLAEHADKVVTRDTLLDHIWGFKYTGDTRVVDVHISHLRNKIEPNPASPQLIKTVRGVGYKLITGRAMPGDDPEEDE